One genomic region from Deltaproteobacteria bacterium encodes:
- the moaA gene encoding GTP 3',8-cyclase MoaA, producing the protein MPRDAFGREIDYLRISLIDHCNLRCVYCMPLDGPALAPPADVLTAAEIETVARAALAVGFRKLRLTGGEPTLRADLLEIVARLARLPGLGDLTMTTNGVRLPALAAPLAAAGLRRVNIHLDSLDPRRLARIMRRGTLAEIWAGIEAAEAAGLCPIKLNVVVARGFNEEDVVPLAALTLERPWHVRFIETMPLGTGAVAALARGRLVPNTETRARIADVLGALAPVPSVERADEARNYRLPRARGVVGFISPVSEPYCADCNRMRLTADGRFHLCLLNDDELDVRGTLRAGGGPEAVTDILMRAVRFKPTGHRLDLGRSTERREMYQLGG; encoded by the coding sequence GTGCCGCGCGACGCCTTCGGCCGCGAGATCGACTACCTGCGTATCTCCCTCATCGACCACTGCAACCTCCGCTGCGTCTACTGCATGCCGCTCGACGGCCCGGCGCTCGCCCCGCCCGCCGACGTCCTGACCGCGGCCGAGATCGAGACCGTGGCCCGCGCCGCGCTCGCCGTGGGCTTCCGGAAGCTCCGCCTGACCGGCGGCGAGCCGACGCTGCGCGCCGACCTGCTCGAGATCGTCGCGCGCCTGGCGCGCCTGCCGGGCCTCGGCGACCTGACCATGACCACCAACGGCGTGCGCCTGCCCGCGCTCGCGGCGCCGCTCGCTGCGGCCGGGCTGCGGCGCGTGAACATCCACCTCGACAGCCTCGATCCGCGCCGCCTCGCCCGCATCATGCGCCGGGGCACGCTCGCCGAGATCTGGGCCGGGATCGAGGCGGCCGAGGCCGCGGGGCTCTGCCCCATCAAGCTGAACGTGGTGGTTGCGCGCGGCTTCAACGAGGAGGACGTCGTGCCCCTTGCGGCGCTCACGCTCGAGCGGCCGTGGCACGTGCGCTTCATCGAGACGATGCCACTCGGCACCGGTGCCGTGGCGGCGCTGGCGCGCGGGCGGCTCGTCCCGAACACGGAGACGCGCGCGCGCATCGCGGACGTCCTGGGCGCGCTGGCACCCGTGCCGTCGGTCGAGCGCGCCGACGAGGCACGCAACTACCGCCTGCCGCGCGCGCGCGGCGTGGTCGGCTTCATCAGCCCGGTGAGCGAGCCGTACTGCGCCGACTGCAACCGCATGCGACTCACGGCCGACGGCCGCTTCCACCTCTGCCTCTTGAACGACGACGAGCTCGACGTCCGCGGCACGCTGCGCGCCGGCGGGGGGCCCGAGGCGGTCACCGACATCCTCATGCGCGCCGTCCGTTTCAAGCCGACCGGCCACCGCCTCGACCTCGGACGCTCCACGGAGCGGCGCGAGATGTACCAGCTCGGCGGGTGA
- a CDS encoding polyprenyl synthetase family protein has protein sequence MLPAIAGHSAPVLDFGGPFSLIRLASAVKTLADSAAAAATPPLPPAIEEDLVRIEARLDAELRSREDRLHAIATHLVAAGGKRVRPLVVLLVYHASAGERPLLRRADATLAAVALELIHSATLLHDDIIDRGETRRGRPSAPSTFGVADTLVTGDFLFSRAFALCAGFEPEVIRWAAEACISLTEGEIMQGRFRHNPAVTVSDYLEIVERKTASLFAAGARTAAHLAGAPPALVDTMGSCGRHLGLAFQMSDDLLDVEGQPALTGKPRGVDLRDGNPSLPIVLALARDGELARLFASERLVAADIEAGLARIRLTGVLTAVAERARAHTDAALATLAELPDSPYRSALFALTHGLAERPS, from the coding sequence ATGTTGCCTGCGATCGCCGGGCACTCCGCGCCCGTCCTTGACTTTGGGGGCCCGTTCTCGTTGATTCGCCTCGCCTCCGCCGTGAAGACCCTCGCCGACAGCGCCGCGGCCGCCGCCACCCCGCCCCTCCCGCCGGCCATCGAGGAGGACCTCGTCCGGATCGAGGCGCGGCTCGACGCCGAGCTCCGCTCACGCGAGGACCGTCTGCACGCGATCGCCACGCACCTCGTCGCGGCGGGCGGCAAGCGCGTCCGCCCGCTCGTCGTCCTGCTCGTCTACCACGCCTCGGCGGGCGAGCGGCCGCTTCTGCGGCGCGCCGATGCGACCCTGGCGGCGGTCGCGCTCGAGCTGATCCACTCCGCCACCCTCCTGCACGACGACATCATCGACCGGGGCGAGACGCGCCGCGGCCGGCCCTCGGCCCCCAGCACCTTCGGCGTCGCCGACACACTGGTCACGGGCGACTTCCTCTTCAGCCGAGCCTTCGCGCTCTGCGCGGGCTTCGAGCCCGAGGTCATCCGCTGGGCGGCCGAGGCGTGCATCAGCCTGACCGAGGGCGAGATCATGCAGGGGCGCTTCCGGCATAATCCGGCGGTTACCGTTTCCGACTACCTCGAGATCGTCGAGCGCAAGACGGCCTCGCTGTTCGCGGCGGGCGCGCGCACGGCGGCGCACCTGGCCGGCGCGCCGCCGGCGCTCGTCGACACGATGGGCTCGTGCGGCCGCCACCTGGGCCTCGCCTTCCAGATGAGCGACGACCTGCTCGACGTCGAGGGCCAGCCCGCGCTCACCGGCAAGCCGCGCGGCGTCGACCTGCGCGACGGCAATCCGTCCCTGCCGATCGTGCTCGCCCTCGCGCGCGACGGCGAGCTCGCCCGTCTCTTCGCCAGCGAGCGCCTCGTGGCCGCGGACATCGAGGCCGGGCTCGCGCGCATCCGCCTTACGGGCGTCCTCACCGCCGTCGCGGAGCGGGCGCGCGCCCACACCGACGCCGCGCTGGCCACGCTCGCGGAGCTCCCCGACTCGCCGTACCGGAGCGCGCTCTTCGCCCTGACGCACGGGCTCGCCGAGCGGCCGAGCTGA
- a CDS encoding Mrp/NBP35 family ATP-binding protein: MAELTPERVREALRTVLFPNFRRDIVTLGMVGEDIAIAGDTVRLHVRPGTDKPEALQQLAHAIDAALRRLPGVVHVDVHFARAEEGRGRDPFTERAALPGVAHIVAVASAKGGVGKSTVAVNLALGLAGEGRRRVGLVDADVYGPSLPIMLGTDARPRVTPDKRIHPLERYGIKLMSMGFFLDEQSPVIWRGPIVMGVVRQFLRDVEWGELDFLVVDLPPGTGDAPLTLVQQVPVTGAVIVTTPQDVALLDTGRSMGMFLQVNTPVLGVVENMSGYLCPRCGTEDPIFGRGGAEALAARFGVPVLARIPLVAALREGGDAGRPLVAAQPEHPVSRLFAALAARVAETVAPSGAAAAAPA; this comes from the coding sequence ATGGCGGAGCTCACGCCCGAGCGGGTGCGCGAGGCGCTTCGCACCGTCCTCTTCCCGAACTTTCGGCGCGACATCGTGACCCTCGGCATGGTGGGCGAGGACATCGCGATCGCGGGGGACACCGTGCGCCTGCACGTGCGCCCGGGGACCGACAAGCCCGAGGCGCTGCAGCAGCTGGCGCACGCGATCGACGCCGCGCTCCGCCGTCTTCCCGGCGTCGTGCACGTCGACGTGCACTTCGCGCGTGCCGAGGAGGGGAGGGGGCGCGATCCCTTCACCGAGCGCGCGGCGCTGCCCGGCGTGGCGCACATCGTCGCGGTGGCGAGCGCGAAGGGCGGGGTCGGCAAGTCGACCGTGGCCGTCAACCTGGCGCTCGGGCTGGCGGGCGAGGGACGCCGGCGCGTCGGGCTCGTCGATGCCGACGTCTACGGTCCGAGCCTGCCCATCATGCTGGGCACCGACGCACGCCCGCGCGTCACACCGGACAAGCGCATCCATCCCCTCGAGCGGTACGGGATCAAGCTCATGTCCATGGGCTTCTTCCTCGACGAGCAGTCGCCGGTCATCTGGCGCGGGCCGATCGTCATGGGCGTCGTGCGGCAGTTCCTGCGCGACGTGGAGTGGGGCGAGCTGGATTTCCTCGTCGTGGACCTCCCGCCGGGGACGGGCGACGCGCCGCTCACGCTGGTCCAGCAGGTGCCGGTCACGGGCGCGGTCATCGTGACCACGCCGCAGGACGTGGCGCTCCTCGACACGGGGCGGAGCATGGGGATGTTCCTGCAGGTGAACACACCCGTGCTGGGCGTGGTGGAGAACATGAGCGGCTACCTCTGCCCGCGCTGCGGGACGGAGGATCCGATCTTCGGCCGGGGCGGGGCCGAGGCGCTGGCGGCCCGCTTCGGCGTGCCCGTGCTGGCGCGTATCCCGCTCGTCGCCGCCCTGCGCGAGGGCGGCGATGCCGGGCGCCCGCTGGTCGCCGCCCAGCCGGAGCACCCGGTGAGCCGGCTCTTCGCCGCGCTCGCGGCGCGGGTGGCCGAGACGGTGGCACCGTCCGGCGCAGCTGCGGCCGCGCCCGCCTGA
- a CDS encoding inositol-3-phosphate synthase, which yields MGKIRIGIVGVGNCASSLLQGIEFYRAADEKTADAHVGLMHFDVCGYRPGDIEVVCAFDVDQRKVGQPLDVAALAPPNNTRPLYPKLPRSSVIVEMGPVLDGVAEHMSEYPPEEAFVVAERRPADVVEVLERSGAEMVVNYLPVGSQAATEHYARACLEAGVSLVNCIPVFIASDAEWAGEFERRGIPIVGDDVKSQLGATIVHRMLARLFDDRGVVLDRTYQLNTGGNTDFLNMLNRARTGAKRLSKTEAVQSVLPSPLPRTRIHIGPSDYVPWQRDNKVCFLRMEGRGFANAPLELELRLSVEDSPNSAGCVIDAIRCCRVARERKIGGPLLSVAAYLMKHPPRQLTDDLARERVEAFLRGEVER from the coding sequence ATGGGGAAGATCCGGATCGGCATCGTCGGGGTGGGCAACTGTGCGAGCAGCCTCCTCCAGGGCATCGAGTTCTATCGCGCCGCCGACGAGAAGACCGCGGACGCGCACGTGGGCCTCATGCACTTCGACGTGTGCGGCTACCGCCCGGGCGACATCGAAGTCGTGTGCGCCTTCGACGTCGACCAGCGCAAGGTGGGTCAGCCCCTCGACGTGGCCGCGCTCGCGCCGCCCAACAACACCCGCCCGCTTTACCCCAAGCTGCCGCGCTCGAGCGTGATCGTCGAGATGGGGCCGGTCCTCGACGGGGTGGCCGAGCACATGAGCGAGTACCCGCCCGAGGAGGCGTTCGTGGTGGCCGAGCGCCGGCCGGCGGACGTGGTCGAGGTGCTCGAGCGCAGCGGCGCCGAGATGGTGGTCAACTACCTCCCGGTCGGCAGCCAGGCGGCGACCGAGCACTACGCGCGCGCCTGCCTCGAGGCGGGGGTGTCGCTCGTGAACTGCATCCCGGTCTTCATCGCCTCGGATGCGGAATGGGCCGGCGAGTTCGAGCGCCGCGGTATCCCGATCGTGGGCGACGACGTCAAGTCGCAGCTCGGGGCCACCATCGTGCATCGCATGCTGGCCAGGCTGTTCGACGATCGCGGCGTCGTGCTCGACCGGACCTATCAGCTGAACACCGGCGGCAACACGGACTTCCTCAACATGCTGAACCGCGCCCGCACCGGCGCCAAGCGGCTCTCGAAGACCGAGGCGGTGCAGAGCGTGCTCCCGAGCCCGCTGCCGCGCACCCGCATCCACATCGGGCCGAGCGACTACGTCCCCTGGCAGCGCGACAACAAGGTCTGCTTCCTGCGCATGGAGGGCCGCGGCTTCGCCAACGCGCCGCTCGAGCTCGAGCTCCGGCTCTCGGTCGAGGACAGCCCCAACTCCGCCGGCTGCGTGATCGACGCCATCCGCTGCTGCCGCGTGGCGCGGGAGCGGAAGATCGGCGGCCCGCTGCTCAGCGTGGCCGCGTACCTGATGAAGCACCCTCCGCGTCAGCTGACCGACGATCTCGCCAGGGAGCGGGTCGAGGCCTTCCTGCGCGGAGAGGTCGAGCGCTAG
- a CDS encoding CDP-alcohol phosphatidyltransferase family protein, giving the protein MSPACRPGTAVAATLVIAATVWLSLRGLARVVVPGVTRDASAPLVGPRVRAWYRGVLEPLEDALVGARVHPDALTWAQLAVSVLAGAVFWAGWLFVGGWLTIVAGTLDVLDGGVARRAGVESRRGALVDSLVDRWAEFATFLGLGAFYRDSWVLVPLIVACFGSFMVSYTRARAEGLGVEAQLGRVQRPERYVILGCGAWASDLVAHLTCTLTGRPTQVVLAAAIVVLAALSAWTALERARHAAAALRQSAP; this is encoded by the coding sequence GTGTCGCCGGCCTGCCGGCCGGGGACGGCCGTGGCCGCGACCCTCGTGATCGCGGCGACCGTGTGGCTGTCGCTGCGCGGCCTCGCCCGCGTGGTGGTCCCCGGCGTGACGCGAGACGCGTCCGCGCCGCTCGTCGGACCACGCGTGCGGGCCTGGTACCGCGGCGTGCTCGAGCCGCTCGAGGACGCGCTGGTCGGGGCGCGGGTGCATCCCGACGCGCTCACCTGGGCGCAGCTCGCCGTGAGCGTGCTCGCGGGGGCGGTGTTCTGGGCGGGATGGCTCTTCGTCGGCGGCTGGCTCACCATCGTCGCCGGCACGCTCGACGTCCTCGACGGCGGCGTGGCGCGCCGCGCGGGGGTGGAGAGCCGGCGCGGCGCGCTGGTCGACTCGCTGGTCGACCGCTGGGCCGAGTTCGCGACCTTCCTCGGCCTGGGCGCCTTCTACCGCGACAGCTGGGTCCTCGTGCCCCTCATCGTGGCGTGCTTCGGCTCCTTCATGGTGAGCTACACGCGCGCGCGCGCCGAGGGGCTGGGTGTCGAGGCGCAGCTCGGCCGCGTGCAGCGCCCCGAGCGCTACGTGATCCTCGGCTGCGGGGCGTGGGCCTCGGACCTGGTCGCCCACCTGACGTGCACGCTCACGGGGCGCCCGACGCAAGTCGTGCTGGCCGCCGCGATCGTCGTGCTCGCCGCTCTCTCCGCGTGGACGGCGCTCGAGCGGGCGCGCCATGCCGCCGCGGCGCTCAGGCAGTCGGCCCCATGA
- a CDS encoding flippase-like domain-containing protein — protein sequence MRPASLSSRRCASDNAERSEGLPRRNRLRNALRLTAGIAVSLACLYFATRGTDWAGVGGVLAAARPAWIAAVVLASLATVYIRAQRWCVLLRPVGRVPLYPALSATAIGFGASSVLPFRAGELVRPALLGRQPGVGMSAALSSVVLERLFDMLLVIGCFLAVALVNPEVPPDMRRGAFALAALAALGFLGLALAQRYRTSTEAVVGRLLGLLPRPVGRRLVPLVASFMNGLGGLADLPTVLLVLAYSAYLWGVITLTFLFSFLALGIQVPLVAASLTTVVVVAAAVFLPQAPGFVGTWQAGCVLALRLFDVPHEVAVGFSLLTWVIQMAVNIATGGIFLAREDLPLARLLRLASREAPAPAAGAES from the coding sequence ATACGGCCGGCGAGCCTTTCGTCCCGCCGGTGCGCGAGCGATAATGCGGAGCGATCCGAGGGACTACCGAGGAGGAACCGTCTGCGCAACGCGCTCCGTCTGACCGCCGGCATCGCCGTATCCCTGGCCTGCCTCTACTTCGCCACGCGCGGCACCGACTGGGCGGGGGTGGGCGGCGTGCTGGCCGCGGCGCGCCCCGCGTGGATCGCGGCCGTGGTGCTGGCGAGCCTGGCGACGGTGTACATCCGGGCGCAGCGCTGGTGCGTGCTGTTGCGGCCGGTGGGGCGCGTGCCCCTTTATCCGGCCCTCTCCGCGACCGCCATCGGCTTCGGGGCGAGCTCCGTGCTGCCCTTCCGCGCCGGCGAGCTCGTGCGGCCGGCCCTCCTCGGACGGCAGCCGGGCGTGGGGATGAGCGCGGCGCTCTCGAGCGTCGTGCTCGAGCGGCTCTTCGACATGCTGCTCGTCATCGGCTGCTTTCTCGCCGTCGCCCTCGTCAACCCCGAAGTGCCGCCCGACATGCGCCGCGGCGCGTTCGCGCTCGCGGCGCTGGCCGCCCTCGGCTTCCTCGGCCTGGCGCTCGCGCAGCGATACAGGACGAGCACCGAGGCGGTCGTCGGACGGCTGCTCGGGCTCCTGCCGCGCCCGGTTGGCCGCCGCCTGGTGCCGCTCGTCGCCTCCTTCATGAACGGCCTGGGCGGCCTCGCCGACCTGCCGACCGTCTTGCTCGTGCTCGCCTACTCGGCCTACCTGTGGGGTGTGATCACGCTCACCTTTCTCTTCTCCTTCCTGGCGCTCGGCATCCAGGTGCCGCTGGTGGCCGCATCGCTCACCACGGTCGTGGTGGTGGCCGCTGCGGTCTTCCTGCCCCAGGCACCCGGCTTCGTAGGCACGTGGCAGGCGGGCTGCGTGCTCGCGCTCCGCCTCTTCGACGTGCCTCACGAGGTCGCGGTCGGGTTCTCGCTCCTCACCTGGGTCATCCAGATGGCGGTCAACATCGCCACCGGGGGCATCTTCCTGGCGCGCGAGGACCTGCCGCTCGCGCGGCTTCTGCGGCTCGCCTCGCGCGAGGCGCCGGCGCCGGCGGCGGGGGCGGAGAGCTAG
- the coaBC gene encoding bifunctional phosphopantothenoylcysteine decarboxylase/phosphopantothenate--cysteine ligase CoaBC → MRLEGRTVVVGLTGGIACYKACEVVRLLAAAGARVPVIMSAGAQQFVTPLTLQTLSGQPVATDTFSLTQESEIGHIRLADQAGAIVIAPATANVLGKLANGIADDLLTTVLLATRAPLVLAPAMNVHMWEHAAVQENLARLIGRGARVVGPASGALACGYEGTGRLAEPADIVEEVCCALAARDLAGERVLVSAGPTREPIDPVRYLSNHSSGKMGCAVARVARRRGAEVTLVIGPTALAPPPGVRVVPVGTAREMATVVEEAFPSATVVIMTAAVADYRPREPLARKLKKDAAGLTLELERNPDILAGLGARKGRRLLVGFAAETGDVAAEARRKLAAKHLDLIVANDVTAPGAGFGTDTNAVRLLDTSGLDEALPVLDKEEVAVRVLDWVAAHRHRAGTATLRPVPGRAAPRRSPPSSGRGA, encoded by the coding sequence GTGCGGCTCGAGGGACGCACGGTCGTGGTGGGCCTCACCGGCGGCATCGCCTGCTACAAGGCGTGCGAGGTGGTGCGGCTCCTCGCCGCCGCCGGTGCGCGCGTGCCCGTCATCATGAGCGCGGGGGCGCAGCAGTTCGTGACCCCGCTCACCCTGCAGACGCTCTCCGGGCAGCCGGTCGCGACCGACACCTTCAGCCTGACCCAGGAGTCCGAGATCGGGCACATCCGGCTGGCGGACCAGGCGGGCGCGATCGTCATCGCTCCGGCGACCGCGAACGTGCTCGGGAAGCTCGCGAACGGGATCGCCGACGATCTCCTCACCACGGTGCTGCTCGCCACGCGTGCGCCGCTCGTGCTCGCGCCGGCCATGAACGTCCATATGTGGGAGCACGCCGCCGTGCAGGAGAACCTGGCCCGCCTGATCGGCCGCGGCGCGCGCGTCGTCGGTCCGGCGAGCGGCGCGCTCGCCTGCGGCTACGAGGGGACGGGGCGGCTCGCGGAGCCCGCGGACATCGTGGAGGAGGTGTGCTGCGCGCTGGCCGCGCGGGATCTCGCGGGCGAGCGCGTCCTCGTCTCCGCGGGGCCGACGCGGGAGCCGATCGATCCGGTGCGCTACCTCTCGAACCACTCGAGCGGGAAGATGGGCTGCGCGGTGGCGCGCGTCGCACGCCGCCGGGGCGCCGAGGTGACGCTGGTCATCGGGCCCACCGCGCTCGCACCCCCGCCCGGCGTGCGGGTCGTGCCGGTCGGCACGGCGCGCGAGATGGCGACCGTCGTCGAGGAAGCCTTCCCGAGCGCCACCGTCGTGATCATGACCGCTGCGGTCGCCGACTACCGGCCGCGCGAGCCGCTCGCGCGCAAGCTCAAGAAGGACGCCGCCGGGCTCACCCTCGAGCTCGAGCGCAACCCCGACATCCTGGCCGGGCTCGGCGCCCGCAAGGGACGCCGGCTCCTGGTCGGCTTCGCGGCCGAGACCGGCGACGTGGCGGCCGAGGCGCGGCGGAAGCTCGCCGCCAAGCACCTCGATCTCATCGTCGCCAACGACGTGACCGCGCCCGGCGCGGGCTTCGGCACCGACACCAACGCGGTGCGCCTGCTCGACACGAGCGGCCTCGACGAGGCGCTGCCCGTCCTCGACAAGGAGGAGGTGGCGGTGCGGGTCCTCGACTGGGTCGCGGCGCATCGGCACCGCGCGGGGACGGCTACGCTGCGGCCGGTGCCAGGGCGCGCAGCTCCGCGGCGATCGCCTCCGTCATCTGGCCGCGGCGCTTGA